The Gouania willdenowi chromosome 7, fGouWil2.1, whole genome shotgun sequence genome includes a window with the following:
- the wdr6 gene encoding tRNA (34-2'-O)-methyltransferase regulator WDR6 gives METSALLVPVTCLEFLEDKFLLSGEGPVVTVFSLTSGSKACQTLSVLQHHTIHGIRSRRKRTEAQGVCPTFYDLAVFGGKAVILVRFYPQLQDGKNPEPLSPLVEPLGPLVEPLGPLVEPLGPLTELQDWVLDVRWLSEPNQSLLCVAVAHNRVLLLDVLTGQTLVQSSCSEGCLLYSALLLVHKSWESTVVVGGTVFNQLVVWRPGGGGGGDKAPVEHRLLGHRGVIFSISYSDDEGYLASASDDRSVRVWKVGTLGGPPCGEHADPTPACLLVLYGHQARVFSVRLSLGRVFSAGEDGACLVWDLTRNGRVIRTLKGHRAGGVRALAVSEGGGSDRKWVATGGADGGLRLWRVEGGAGPSEEPVTDKLSDLRFCGDGVPKVVTISRGGGTTCWTQTGFVVCTDKGHVYQYWGGAWQIIWRGPSEFQSYCVMQTVVCRGRGSAAEVELCAVGNLSGSVQLFPTAHPNTGVRLSAGSGKIHSLIWTKGNEHVYLLVSGSEGLVHRWGVTVEMNENGGVDLQVGSVSPFCLPPCAKRWLTAAVQLHTHTHTLWLCGDRRGSLLLFQENKRQNKDMKEEQKPTMCETELNHFGLEFQRMQVDDAVLHPISCVFGVHGKQGVTSVCEHQGLIYSTGRDGCVRVLRVHKCENSDSEVELQVLRVQRACRGMEWLERILILQREEEELLFQVSATFNEKRSGKEARFVIVGFHGVHFVVWDPVKQERLFSVPCGGGHRSWGLWPHNDHGLWPGYAALVFIKQGSVVVSQPPRDAPGQGGGAELETCSGRVLREGVHGRGIGCVCRVGRIRKPGDEGHWDVMVTGGDDTSLCVIAFNSFSGNMKVLSVITDHISSVRCITAIVRPQTGSESHSALVVSAGGRAQIECYQLLITWDTHTVAPSCQVIQVASHRLDAQWERRRNRHKMVKMDPETRYMSIAVVEQRTDRVLLALSCSDGAVRLFSVNEVKGQMDLLWESFYHQRCVLSVASCCLEDHKSNKYTLLFSAATDGKIAVWHLTEASLSMIDDSLSTTTTPPPIPCLDIPAHQSGVNSLAVWTEKLGQVDGCQVTVASGGDDGQLTVSTLRVQSDRHGNKEFNHIPKLSTLIESDLEERSSFSLSLQYQTHVLLAHAAPLTALKLLRPRLLVSTSSDQRVSLWNVCSTGISHRSALCSHVADAAGLDVWAGAGRGVGTRTQSVLKFSSQVEPRGETEGENTEREGGACDPVTGWVLVCGQGLQLLRVNNVETDDDDDDDELGMKKGAKVKVERLI, from the exons ATGGAAACATCTGCTCTACTCGTTCCTGTTACATGTCTGGAGTTCTTGGAGGATAAATTTCTCCTGTCCG GTGAAGGTCCAGTTGTGACTGTGTTTAGTCTCACATCTGGATCTAAAGCCTGTCAGACCCTCAGTGTTCTCCAACATCACACCATCCATGGAATAAGATCTAGGCGTAAAAGAACAGAGGCTCAAG GTGTGTGTCCCACATTCTATGACCTCGCAGTGTTTGGAGGAAAAGCTGTGATTCTGGTGAGGTTCTACCCTCAGCTTCAGGATGGGAAGAACCCAGAGCCATTGAGCCCCCTCGTGGAGCCGCTGGGCCCCCTCGTGGAGCCACTGGGCCCCCTCGTGGAGCCGCTGGGCCCCCTCACAGAGCTGCAGGACTGGGTCCTCGACGTACGCTGGCTCTCTGAACCCAACCAGTCGCTGCTGTGCGTGGCTGTGGCCCACAACAGGGTTCTCCTCCTGGATGTTCTCACGGGACAAACTTTGGTTCAGAGTTCCTGCTCAGAGGGGTGTTTGCTCTACTCCGCTCTCCTCCTGGTGCACAAATCCTGGGAAAGTACTGTGGTGGTAGGGGGAACTGTTTTTAACCAGCTGGTTGTGTGGAGGCCtggggggggaggaggaggagacaaaGCTCCAGTAGAACATCGTCTGCTGGGCCACAGAGGGGTCATCTTCAGTATCTCCTACTCTGATGATGAAGGATATTTGGCTTCAGCCTCTGACGACCGCAGTGTGCGGGTGTGGAAGGTGGGGACCCTAGGTGGTCCCCCCTGTGGAGAACACGCTGACCCCACCCCTGCGTGTTTACTGGTGCTCTATGGACACCAGGCCAGGGTGTTCTCAGTGCGTCTGTCCCTGGGGAGGGTGTTCAGTGCTGGGGAGGACGGGGCATGTTTGGTGTGGGACCTGACCAGGAACGGGAGGGTGATCCGCACGCTGAAAGGACATCGGGCCGGGGGGGTCCGGGCCCTAGCTGTGAGtgagggaggaggaagtgaCAGGAAGTGGGTGGCCACGGGTGGGGCTGATGGAGGGCTGAGGCTGTGGAGGGTGGAGGGGGGGGCAGGACCCTCAGAGGAGCCCGTCACTGATAAACTGAGTGATCTGAGGTTCTGTGGGGACGGTGTTCCTAAAGTGGTGACTATATCAAGGGGGGGCGGGACCACCTGCTGGACCCAGACTGGGTTTGTGGTTTGTACTGATAAAGGACACGTTTACCAGTACTGGGGGGGCGCGTGGCAGATAATCTGGAGAGGACCCTCTGAGTTCCAGTCCTACTGTGTGATGCAGACTGTGGTCTGTAGGGGGAGGGGTTCAGCTGCTGAGGTTGAGCTGTGTGCTGTGGGGAACCTGAGTGGGTCCGTGCAGCTCTTTCCTACCGCTCACCCAAACACGGGGGTCCGTCTCTCCGCCGGGTCAGGAAAGATTCACAGTCTGATCTGGACAAAGGGAAACGAGCACGTGTACCTGCTGGTGTCAGGGTCAGAGGGACTGGTGCATCGCTGGGGTGTCACCgtggaaatgaatgaaaacgGGGGCGTAGACCTCCAGGTTGGGTCCGTTTCTCCGTTCTGTCTCCCACCCTGTGCCAAACGCTGGCTCACAGCAGCCGTgcagctccacacacacacacacacactgtggctGTGTGGGGACAGGAGGGGGTCTCTACTCTTGTTTCAGGAAAACAAACGACAAAATAAAGACATGAAAGAAGAGCAAAAACCCACCATGTGTGAAACTGAACTAAATCACTTTGGTTTAGAATTTCAACGTATGCAGGTTGATGACGCAGTCCTTCATCCTATCAGCTGTGTGTTTGGAGTTCATGGAAAACAAGGAGTGACGTCAGTGTGTGAACATCAAGGACTGATCTATAGCACGGGGAGGGATGGGTGTGTGAGGGTCCTTAGGGTGCACAAGTGTGAAAACAGTGATTCAGAGGTTGAGCTGCAGGTTCTGAGGGTCCAGAGGGCCTGTAGGGGTATGGAGTGGCTGGAGAGGATTTTAATTCTGCAacgtgaggaggaggagcttttaTTTCAGGTTTCAGCCACGTTTAACGAGAAAAGGAGTGGAAAAGAAGCCAGATTTGTAATTGTTGGCTTCCATGGTGTTCACTTCGTGGTGTGGGACCCCGTCAAGCAGGAGAGACTGTTTTCCGTGCCGTGTGGTGGGGGCCATCGCTCCTGGGGCCTGTGGCCACACAACGACCATGGACTGTGGCCTGGATACGCAGCTTTGGTCTTCATTAAACAAGGATCAGTAGTGGTCTCACAGCCTCCCAGAGACGCCCCGGGTCAGGGTGGGGGGGCGGAACTAGAAACATGCAGTGGGCGTGTCCTGAGGGAGGGCGTCCATGGCAGAGGGATTGGgtgtgtgtgcagggtgggGCGTATCAGGAAGCCTGGTGATGAAGGTCACTGGGATGTAATGGTGACTGGGGGAGACGACACCAGTCTGTGTGTTATAGCGTTTAATAGTTTTAGTGGAAATATGAAAGTTCTGTCAGTCATCACTGATCATATCTCAAGCGTCCGTTGCATCACAGCGATAGTCAGACCCCAGACAGGAAGTGAGTCCCACTCTGCCCTGGTGGTGTCTGCTGGGGGTCGGGCTCAGATTGAGTGCTATCAGCTGCTGATCacatgggacacacacacagtggctcCTTCCTGTCAGGTGATCCAGGTGGCTAGTCACCGATTGGACGCTCAGTGGGAGAGGAGGCGGAACCGGCACAAGATGGTCAAAATGGATCCTGAAACACG ATACATGTCCATTGCTGTGGTAGAACAGAGGACGGACCGTGTCCTGCTGGCGTTGTCCTGCAGTGATGGAGCCGTCAG GTTGTTCTCAGTCAATGAAGTCAAAGGTCAAATGGATTTATTGTGGGAGAGTTTCTACCATCAGCGCTGTGTGCTCAGCGTCGCCTCCTGCTGTTTGGAGGACCACAAAAGCAACAA GTATACGCTGCTGTTCAGTGCTGCTACTGATGGGAAAATTGCCGTGTGGCATTTAACGGAGGCGTCGCTCTCAATGATTGATGACTCTCTCAGCACGACCACGACCCCTCCACCAATCCCCTGCCTCGACATTCCCGCCCACCAGAGTGGCGTGAACTCATTGGCTGTTTGGACAGAGAAACTGGGACAAGTGGATGGTTGCCAGGTAACAGTTGCTAGTGGAGGAGATGATGGGCAGCTGACGGTATCCACACTCAGAGTGCAGTCTGATCGCCATGGGAACAAAGAGTTTAATCACATTCCCAAACTCAGCACTTTGATAGAAAGTGATTTAGAGGAAAGAAGCTCATTTAGCCTCAGTCTTCAATATCAAACCCATGTGCTTCTGGCCCACGCTGCTCCTCTCACTGCTCTGAAGCTCCTCCGTCCTCGTCTCTTAGTTTCCACCTCCTCAGATCAGAGAGTTTCACTGTGGAACGTTTGTAGTACCGGCATCAGCCACCGCTCGGCGCTGTGCAGCCACGTAGCAGACGCTGCTGGACTTGATGTGTGGGCGGGGGCGGGTCGTGGGGTAGGGACGAGAACTCAATCTGTGCTGAAGTTCAGCTCTCAGGTAGAACCAAGGGGTGAGACAGAAGGAGAGAACACAGAGAGGGAGGGTGGAGCATGTGACCCAGTCACTGGGTGGGTTCTAGTCTGTGGTCAAGGTCTCCAGCTACTGAGAGTTAATAATGTAgagactgatgatgatgatgatgatgatgagctgGGGATGAAGAAAGGAGCTAAAGTGAAGGTGGAACGACTGATTTAA